One Bradyrhizobium sp. CCGB12 genomic window carries:
- a CDS encoding trypsin-like serine protease: protein MKTIATFVTAAALLAAPAHAIVGGGTPQADGVARAIVTIVGSRGNFCTGSLIAPKLVLTVAHCVQPGADYKIVDRSGDSQPQLLNVRTVAIHPNFNMQAMQAHRATADVALLQLEIPLKGKSTVPVGMPNIPIRVGSRFTIAGIGVTVRGDGKSGGITRVAALVVTGQPGTFQIRLVDPVTNGVRDGIGACTGDSGGPVFEDKPNGAVLVGVVSWSTGPNGAAGCGGLTGVTPLTLYRDWILQTARSWGAAL from the coding sequence ATGAAGACAATCGCGACATTCGTCACGGCCGCTGCGCTGCTTGCCGCGCCCGCTCATGCCATCGTCGGTGGCGGCACGCCGCAGGCGGATGGTGTCGCGCGCGCCATCGTCACGATCGTCGGCTCGCGCGGCAATTTCTGCACCGGCAGCCTGATTGCGCCAAAGCTCGTGCTCACCGTCGCTCACTGCGTGCAGCCCGGCGCGGACTACAAGATCGTCGATCGCAGTGGCGATAGCCAGCCGCAACTGCTGAACGTGCGCACCGTCGCGATCCATCCGAACTTCAACATGCAGGCGATGCAAGCGCATCGGGCGACCGCCGACGTGGCGCTGCTGCAACTGGAAATTCCACTCAAGGGAAAATCGACGGTGCCGGTCGGTATGCCTAATATTCCAATCCGGGTCGGCAGCCGTTTTACCATCGCTGGCATCGGCGTCACCGTGCGCGGCGATGGCAAGAGCGGCGGCATCACGCGTGTCGCTGCGCTCGTCGTAACCGGCCAGCCCGGAACGTTCCAGATCCGGCTGGTCGATCCCGTAACCAACGGTGTTCGCGACGGAATCGGCGCTTGTACCGGCGATTCCGGTGGTCCCGTATTTGAGGACAAGCCGAACGGTGCCGTGCTCGTCGGCGTCGTCAGCTGGTCCACGGGGCCAAACGGCGCGGCCGGTTGCGGCGGGTTGACCGGGGTCACGCCGCTTACGCTCTACCGGGACTGGATCTTGCAGACCGCACGGAGCTGGGGTGCGGCGTTGTAG
- a CDS encoding HAD-IA family hydrolase, translating into MTIEAVIFDFGGVLTSSPFEAFARFETERGLPIDIIRRTNAANHLENAWAKFERAEVDIDTFDHLFADESRALGAEVRGRDVLPLLQGDLRPEMVEALKRIKARFKTGCITNNLPANAIGSLTGRTLYVAEVMALFDHVIESAKIGLRKPDPRIYRLMVETLKVDPDNCVYLDDLGVNLKPAREMGMTTIKVASGAQAIAELEAATGLKLG; encoded by the coding sequence TTGACGATCGAAGCTGTGATCTTTGATTTTGGCGGCGTGTTGACGAGCTCGCCGTTCGAGGCGTTCGCGCGGTTCGAGACCGAGCGCGGCCTGCCCATCGACATCATCCGGCGCACCAACGCCGCCAATCATCTGGAAAACGCCTGGGCCAAGTTTGAACGCGCCGAGGTTGATATCGACACGTTCGATCATTTGTTCGCCGACGAATCGCGCGCGCTCGGCGCGGAAGTGCGCGGCCGCGACGTGCTGCCGCTGCTCCAAGGCGATCTGCGTCCCGAGATGGTCGAGGCGTTGAAGCGCATCAAGGCCAGGTTCAAGACCGGCTGCATCACCAACAACCTGCCCGCCAACGCCATCGGCAGCCTCACGGGGCGCACGCTCTACGTCGCCGAGGTGATGGCGCTGTTCGACCATGTCATCGAGTCCGCCAAGATCGGCTTGCGCAAGCCCGATCCACGCATCTATCGGCTGATGGTCGAGACCCTGAAGGTTGATCCCGACAATTGCGTTTATCTCGACGATCTCGGCGTCAATCTCAAACCCGCGCGCGAGATGGGCATGACCACGATCAAGGTCGCCAGCGGCGCGCAGGCGATCGCCGAGCTAGAGGCGGCGACGGGGCTGAAGCTGGGGTAA
- the mtnA gene encoding S-methyl-5-thioribose-1-phosphate isomerase — protein sequence MKVDGKHFRSIWREQDGWSVGAIDQRRLPHEFVVAKLTSCEDAAVAIRDMLVRGAPLIGATAAYGMALAMREDASDAGLKRAYETLVVARPTAINLKWALDEMRTVLAPIDPLERAEAAYARADEIVEQDVEINRGIAGNGLKLIEAIAAKKPGETINVLTHCNAGWLATVDWGTATAPIYLAHERGIKIHVWVDETRPRNQGASLTAWELGHHGVPHTVIPDNTGGHLMQHGMVDLAIVGTDRVAANGDVCNKIGTYLKALAAHDNNVPFYVALPSPTIDFAVHDGIRDIPIEQRSGIEVTDMTGRTADGRLETVRIVPENSPVANYAFDVTPARLVTGLITERGVLKPDRASLAAAFPERIAAAAE from the coding sequence ATGAAGGTCGACGGCAAGCATTTCCGCAGCATTTGGCGCGAGCAAGACGGTTGGTCGGTCGGTGCGATCGACCAGCGCAGGCTGCCGCACGAGTTCGTCGTTGCGAAGCTGACGTCCTGCGAAGACGCGGCGGTCGCGATCCGCGACATGCTGGTGCGCGGCGCGCCGCTGATCGGCGCCACCGCGGCCTACGGCATGGCGCTCGCGATGCGCGAGGATGCCTCCGACGCCGGCCTGAAGCGTGCCTATGAGACGCTCGTCGTGGCGCGGCCGACCGCGATCAATCTGAAATGGGCGCTGGACGAGATGCGCACGGTACTCGCGCCGATCGATCCGCTGGAGCGGGCCGAGGCGGCCTATGCGCGCGCCGACGAAATCGTCGAGCAGGACGTCGAGATCAACCGCGGCATTGCCGGCAACGGCCTCAAGCTGATCGAGGCGATTGCGGCAAAGAAGCCGGGCGAGACGATCAATGTGCTCACCCATTGCAACGCCGGCTGGCTTGCAACGGTGGATTGGGGCACGGCGACGGCGCCGATCTACCTTGCGCACGAACGCGGCATCAAGATCCACGTCTGGGTCGACGAGACGCGCCCGCGCAATCAAGGCGCCTCGCTCACCGCCTGGGAACTCGGCCATCACGGCGTGCCGCACACGGTGATCCCTGACAACACCGGCGGGCACCTCATGCAGCACGGCATGGTCGATCTCGCCATCGTCGGCACTGACCGCGTCGCCGCCAATGGCGACGTCTGTAACAAGATCGGCACCTATCTGAAGGCGCTCGCCGCGCACGACAATAACGTACCGTTCTACGTCGCGCTGCCGTCGCCGACGATCGATTTCGCCGTTCATGACGGCATCCGCGACATTCCGATCGAGCAGCGCAGCGGCATCGAGGTCACCGACATGACCGGCCGTACCGCCGACGGCCGGCTGGAGACCGTGCGCATTGTGCCGGAGAACTCGCCGGTCGCGAACTATGCGTTCGATGTCACACCGGCGCGTCTCGTAACCGGCCTGATCACCGAGCGCGGTGTGCTGAAGCCCGACCGTGCCTCGCTCGCCGCCGCCTTCCCGGAGCGAATCGCCGCTGCGGCGGAGTAG
- a CDS encoding phosphopantetheine-binding protein, whose translation MQAFDTELRNRIIKLVKGILEQNSLVAAITPQAKLVDAGLTSMDMVNLMLGVEAEFDFTIPQSEITPENFQSVETLERMVATQLRLANAA comes from the coding sequence ATGCAGGCCTTCGATACCGAATTGCGTAATCGCATCATCAAGCTGGTGAAGGGCATCCTCGAACAGAACTCGCTCGTCGCGGCCATCACGCCACAGGCGAAGCTCGTCGACGCCGGCCTGACTTCGATGGACATGGTCAATCTGATGCTCGGTGTCGAAGCCGAGTTCGACTTCACCATCCCGCAATCCGAGATCACGCCGGAGAATTTCCAGTCCGTCGAGACGCTGGAGCGGATGGTCGCCACCCAGTTGCGTTTGGCGAACGCCGCTTAA
- a CDS encoding S-methyl-5'-thioadenosine phosphorylase: protein MTQAVLGIIGGSGIYDLPGLEGAHEEVIKSPWGEPSAPVRRGTMAGLPIVFLPRHDKGHRLSPSDINYRANIDVLKRAGVTDLISLSACGSFREELPPGTFVLVDQFVDRTHKRESSFFGKGCVAHVSMAHPVSPRLRIHLAAAAEAEGIAIARTGTYVCMEGPQFSTYAESMTYKTLGYSVIGMTNMPEAKLAREAEICYATVAMVTDFDCWHPDHDAVTVQDIIRVLTSNADKAKALVARLAKDLPREHEPCPIGSDRALDTALITAPEARDPELLKKLDAVAGRILRA, encoded by the coding sequence ATGACGCAGGCGGTATTGGGCATCATCGGCGGCTCCGGCATCTATGATCTGCCGGGACTTGAGGGTGCGCACGAAGAGGTGATCAAGAGCCCGTGGGGCGAGCCGTCGGCGCCCGTGCGGCGCGGCACCATGGCGGGCCTGCCGATCGTGTTTCTCCCGCGGCACGACAAGGGCCATCGCCTGTCCCCCTCCGACATCAACTATCGCGCCAATATCGACGTCCTGAAGCGGGCCGGCGTCACCGATCTGATCTCGCTGTCGGCCTGCGGTTCCTTCAGGGAGGAACTGCCGCCCGGCACCTTTGTTCTCGTCGACCAGTTTGTCGATCGCACCCACAAGCGGGAGAGCTCGTTCTTCGGCAAAGGCTGCGTCGCGCACGTGTCGATGGCGCATCCGGTCTCGCCGCGGCTGCGCATTCACCTGGCGGCAGCGGCCGAGGCCGAGGGTATCGCGATCGCACGCACCGGTACCTATGTCTGCATGGAGGGGCCGCAATTCTCGACTTACGCGGAGAGCATGACCTACAAGACGCTGGGCTATTCCGTGATCGGCATGACCAACATGCCCGAGGCCAAGCTCGCGCGCGAAGCTGAGATTTGCTATGCCACCGTCGCGATGGTGACGGATTTCGATTGCTGGCATCCCGACCACGATGCGGTCACCGTGCAGGACATCATCCGTGTGCTGACCTCGAACGCCGACAAGGCGAAGGCGCTGGTGGCGCGGTTGGCGAAGGATCTCCCGCGCGAGCACGAGCCGTGTCCGATCGGCTCGGATCGTGCGCTCGACACCGCGTTGATCACGGCGCCCGAAGCGCGCGATCCGGAGCTTCTGAAGAAGCTCGACGCGGTGGCAGGGCGCATCCTGCGGGCGTGA